Proteins found in one Canis lupus baileyi chromosome 18, mCanLup2.hap1, whole genome shotgun sequence genomic segment:
- the STEAP2 gene encoding metalloreductase STEAP2: protein MESISMMGSPKNLSETFLPNGINGIKDARKVTVGVIGSGDFAKSLTIRLIRCGYHVVIGSRNPKFASEFFPHVVDVTHHEDALTKTNIIFVALHREHYTSLWDLRHLLVGKILIDVSNNMRINQYPESNAEYLASLFPDSLIVKGFNVVSAWALQLGPKDASRQVYICSNNIQARQQVIELARQLNFIPVDLGSLSSAREIENLPLRLFTLWRGPVVVAISLATFFFLYSFVRDVIHPYARNQQSDFYKIPIEIVNKTLPIVAITLLSLVYLAGLLAAAYQLYYGTKYRKFPPWLETWLQCRKQLGLLSFFFASVHVAYSLCLPMRRSERYLFLNMAYQQVHANVENSWNEEEVWRIEMYISFGIMSLGLLSLLAVTSIPSVSNALNWREFSFIQSTLGYVALLISTFHVLIYGWKRAFEEEYYRFYTPPNFVLALVLPSIVILGKIVLLLPCISRKLKRIKKGWEKSQFLEEGVGGAVPHLSPERVTVM from the exons ATGGAATCGATCTCTATGATGGGAAGCCCTAAGAACCTTAGCGAAACTTTTTTGCCTAATGGCATAAATGGTATCAAAGATGCAAGGAAGGTCACTGTAGGTGTGATTGGAAGTGGGGATTTTGCCAAATCACTGACGATTCGACTTATTAGATGTGGCTATCATGTGGTGATAGGAAGTAGAAATCCTAAGTTTGCTTCTGAATTTTTTCCTCACGTGGTAGACGTCACTCACCATGAAGATGCtctaacaaaaacaaatataatatttgttGCTCTGCATAGAGAACATTACACCTCCCTTTGGGACCTGAGACATCTGCTTGTGGGTAAAATCCTGATTGATGTGAGCAATAACATGAGGATAAACCAATACCCAGAATCCAACGCAGAATATTTGGCTTCATTATTCCCGGATTCTCTGATTGTCAAAGGCTTTAATGTTGTCTCAGCTTGGGCCCTTCAGTTAGGACCCAAGGATGCCAGCCGGCag GTCTATATATGCAGCAACAATATTCAAGCTCGACAACAGGTTATTGAACTTGCCCGTCAGCTGAATTTCATTCCTGTTGACTTGGGATCATTGTCATCGGCCAGGGAGATTGAAAATTTGCCCCTGCGACTATTTACTCTCTGGAGAGGGCCAGTGGTGGTAGCCATAAGCCTAGCCAcgtttttctttctatattcctTTGTCAGAGATGTGATACATCCATATGCTAGAAACCAGCAGAGTGATTTTTACAAGATTCCTATTGAGATTGTGAATAAAACCTTGCCCATAGTTGCCATTACTTTGCTGTCTCTGGTATACCTAGCAGGTCTCCTGGCAGCTGCTTATCAGCTTTATTACGGCACCAAGTATAGGAAATTTCCGCCTTGGTTGGAGACCTGGTTACAGTGCAGGAAACAACTTGGATTACTAAGTTTTTTCTTCGCTTCGGTCCATGTTGCCTACAGCCTCTGCTTACCAATGAGAAGGTCAGAGAGATACTTGTTTCTCAACATGGCTTATCAGCAG GTTCATGCCAATGTCGAAAACTCTTGGAACGAGGAAGAAGTTTGGAGAATTGAAATGTATATCTCCTTTGGCATAATGAGCCTTGGCTTACTGTCTCTCCTGGCAGTCACCTCTATCCCTTCCGTGAGCAATGCTTTAAACTGGAGGGAATTCAGTTTTATTCAG TCTACACTTGGATATGTTGCTCTGCTCATAAGTACTTTCCATGTTTTAATTTATGGATGGAAACGAGCTTTTGAAGAAGAGTACTACAGGTTTTATACACCACCAAACTTCGTCCTTGCTCTTGTTTTGCCCTCAATTGTAATTCTGGGTAAGATCGTTTTACTCCTTCCATGTATAAGCCGAAAgctcaagagaattaaaaaaggTTGGGAAAAGAGCCAATTTCTAGAAGAAGGTGTTGGAGGAGCAGTTCCTCATCTCTCACCAGAGAGGGTTACAGTCATGTGA